The Daphnia magna isolate NIES unplaced genomic scaffold, ASM2063170v1.1 Dm_contigs114, whole genome shotgun sequence DNA segment AGATAAAGAAACGTTGGAGAGGTGGGAAACAACACGCACGAAACGGAGGGATCGGAATTTTCAAACAAGTCAATTCACCTTCCCTTCCTTAGAcggaaaatacaaaaagaaaaaaaaacaaaacactttCTTACGTATgtacaagaaagaaagaaaaaaaaaagtagaaaacacgacacgttttttttttaagttctcCTTCGACGTTTTGTTATCGTGAAAATACACCTTTTCTCTTGATGTTTTCACGGAGGAGAAACGACATTTTTTAGGGGGCAGTCTAAACAAGTTAGAAACGAACgagagagaaaggaaaaaaaaaaaaaaaatagttccAGTtcagcgaagaagaaaaaaataattacttggaaagaagaagacgagacTCGCATATCAAATTGGGGAGGAGAGTAGACACGACATTTTTGCgcattcaaaaattttcaccgGGCAATTTTCATATAACGGCAGAGACCATCAAAAAGGAGAGGAGAGAACAACAACACGACGatataatcataaaaaaaaaaaaaacgagacaaAGAGTTTTAAATTAATTAGATCAAGACGGGCTTCCAGTTGCGTCTGATGTGTGTGTTTCGATCGAGAATATATTACGGCGTATAAACAAGCAATTTCAAATTGGAGATACTCTGTCACAAAAAGAACAAGCCACTGTAATTGAATGATTTCTggagagaaaacaaagatgGGGAAATAAAATGGGACAGTTTGAGGTATTTGAAATTGGAACTGGACGAGACAACGCCCCCAAATGagcttcgaaaaaaaaaaagaaagggcgAACAAAATCTCTTTGTCTCCAACTCTTCATTAGTGTTTCCGattaaatgtttttaattGAAATCCGTGAGACTGgaagaaaacacacacaaactaGACAAACACGAtggattgtttttttttgttgttgttgttgttcaaatttcattttaaaaaaaaaagaacaaaacaaaaggcacCCGTTAATTAATTATTACAAACTCTCGAGAGTTTTGTGATGGTCTTCATTATTAAATGACAAACGGACTCCTCCCACttcacaaaaacaaaatccatcaggtaaaatgaaattatctcctcctccccctcccctCCTCACCACGATCTCGCTCTGCAGCGAGTGGTTGGTGTCAATGGCGTTCGTTCAAATCGACAAGACACCAAACTGCTGCACGGTCGCTGGGCAGATGACATCATAATGCCCCCCCTCCCCAATGGAAACGAAGAGGAGCGATAGAAATGCGTCGCcggaaataaaataatttaaacgatcggcaaaaaaaaggtgtgaCGAACAAAGCTGGAGGTGGTGTGTTTTGCGccccgaaaacaaaaaaaggaaaaaaaaaaaaaaaaaatttcaaaatattctaTTGACCACCTTTATCTTTAGTGCCCAAACCGAAATCAAAATCTTTGCCGGGCGACATCAAATTAGCGGCCGCTGCTGCCGCCACGGCCGGATGATGCGGATGATGCGCGTGATGGGCGTAGTTTTTGATCTGATGCAACGAGATCAGCTGATTGGTGTTGAAGGCGTTGGCCGACTTCATCGATTCCATCGTCATCATGGCGCCTCCGCCCATCTGCGACGTGGAAGACGACGGCGTCGACGACGAAGAGGACGGCGGTTGTTGGGCCGTTTTGGCGAACGCGCCCAAAGGATCGTACGAAAAGTAGGAACGGGAAGCGGCAGCGGCTGCGGCggccgctgctgctgctgccgccaCAGCTGACTGGACTCCCCCTCCGCCCATTTGGCCGCCGCCGCCGTCTCCACCTCCGCCGAGCATTCCACTTTGAATCGGCGTGAACGCAGATATGGATGATGATGACGTCTTGGAACTGTCGTATCCGCTCCCGACGCCGCCTCCAATTTGGTGCGGATGAATTTGCTGTGCCAGACGGTCGTCGTGCAAACGGtgttcattttgttgttgttgttgctgctgctgctgttgttggttGTTGTGAACGCAATCGTCGTTCCGCTCGTGACCACTCGAGTGATTCATGACCGAAGGTTCCAGTCCGTTGGCTTCAACCGATTTGTTCCAGTAATTGGAATCCGCTGCATTCGCcgaagctgctgctgctgccgccgccgccgccgccgccgctgcACCTCCCCTGGATCTTTTCTCCGGTCGTTCCGTGTGCTTTTGCATGTGTTTGGCCAGGTACGTTTCCTGAGTGTACGACTTTCCGCAATAATTGCAAATGTGCGTCTTGAGATGTTTGGACTCTTTGTGCTTTGGAATGTGTTCCAAAAGTGCCGTTTCGTCTTGAAAACACTTGTAGCACGAGTTGCACTTGTACGGCTTGTCCGTCTGGTGGCACCTCGAGTGCGACTGCAAATTGCTCAGCTGCGAAAACGCTTTGGTGCAGTGCGGATGGCGGCACTTGTACGGCTTGTCGCCCGTGTGCGTGCGGATGTGCTGCTGCAGGTGACTCAACTGGGTGAACTTGCGCTGGCAAATCTCGCAGCGGTACGGCTTGACGCCCAAGTGGATGCGCGAGTGCTGCGACAGGTACGAGCTGTTGGCGAACGACTTGGAGCACTGCGTGCATTTGTACGGCTTGGCCTCGCGCATGTGGATCTGCGTGTGGAGCTGGAGGTCTGCCTTGGAGCCAAATATCTGCACAAAATaaccagagagagagagagagcaagaGACCAGTCCAAAAGAccagacagagagagagagagagagagatgacTAACTGATTGTTTGATTCGTTTTTccaatgttttcttttaaattaaaatatagaTCTGCGGGGAGGGGGACGAAGGCGGGAGCTCTGTCTACGTTTGTGAAAATCCGACAGggggagaaagaagaaagaaaaaattctactCCACAACCAAATAGCCATTACCGAAGAATCATCAAAGCGGAAAGTTATActgacaaattttttttttattttgaactACCATTTTGGAAAGAACCAAgacaccaaaaaaataaagagaaaaagcAAAGTTTAAATATCAAgccaatagaaaaagaaaaagaccaaGTATCTCTGTCGTTGTcgttcttatttttcaattcccCCCCTAAAATGAATGCAAAGTCTTTACAgtttggatttcttttttcttttaaatgccCCGCCCTGCGCACggaccacacacacacacacacaccgtaGAAGCCCCAAGTCGATCGCCAGCATCGCAACATTTTTTGtcaacacttttttttttttacttttacatcacaaaaaaaaaaacaaaaacacatcGGGTGCCACAAATTCTTTGTTGCAAAATATTCACAAATGCactagtgaaaaaaaaataaataatgcaTCTCCATTTCCTTTACGACGAAAAATGACAAGGATCGGGGTGGTTAAGGGATTGAactcaaaaaaggaaaaaaaaatctgaaatcgattggtaatttttaAAAGCGTCGCAATAAGGAGGTTCCTTAaacgaattattttaaaataaacgtttaaaataagggaattttttcaaatcttttttttatatactcCTTTAAATCTgattgagagaaaaaaaacatttgggTCGTGTGAATATCGATGACGCaatcaaattgaaataaatctattttaagaaaaacaaaaaaaaattcgtgagAAAAGCCAAAAGCAATCCCACGGTGTGCGCCCCTAATCACTTGTACGTCTGAATTCATTAACCTTTTCTCGCatccgaaaaaaacaaatgtctaaaaataaaaaaataaagagaaatgATTCATCAACAAGACGGATGACTGTACAGAGTTTCACTGCTCTAACACACACCTGTGGCTTAGAAAACAGCAGCACAGGTTTAAAAACAACACAAGAGTGTTGACTAGATTCGAAATGATTCGAGACAACAAGAATGATTGTCGTACGCTTAATCAACTCGTGTTGTTTGAAAGCGACTGCCAAGGTCGCCTTCCAACGAACGCAAAGAGGAAAAGGAACGTTTTCTAGTAGCTCAATGGACCTATTAAATAGGCATTAGAGAGGAAAGGTATAAAAGCTCATCATCATGTCTCGGTgcacactaaaaaaaaagtcccaAAGAATATGGTCACCAGGCTCAGCCCGAGGGCAACTGAGAAAAAGAACTAAACAGTAAACCGGCAAGTGAACATGACTAACCGTAGAATGCGGTGGTAtgtctctctgtgtgtgtgtgtgtgtgtaaaaaatAAGCCCCTATCGACCACCTGTTACTCTCCagagggtttttttttttttcctcctccacAAGATACGCCGTGAGGgtcccccacacacacacacacaaaaagatgGTCTCTATACAaacactgtgtgtgtgtgtgtagtagCCTGAAAAGTAAATTACCTCTAGGCCATAAACTCTTGCCAtattgtgtgtgtatatattttttttcttttcgactCGACAACGACTCGGATTTCAGAAAACCAAACgtgagagaaaaagaagaaaaaaatcttctttcaaagagaaaaaaagtgaaacaaaTCCTCATGccagaaggaagaaaaaagaagatgatggCTTATTTCTCCCCCTCcccaccccttttttttctatttaaaaaagaaaaagtgcaTTTTTGCGAGAATGttttctctaaaaaaaaagaaaaagaggggggaaatgGTGTACCTTGCCATCGCCATTGTTGGCATTGTCGTTTGGGGTGTCTGACCGGACGGAGACATTGACTGGTGGCGACGACGAAACTGAGGCAGCATTTTCTGcatgctgttgttgctgttgttgttgttgtaaaatgtgctgttgttgttggtgatGATGATTCATCAAATCGTGACCAGACAAATGCAGTAAATGTTGATAACTTTTGTGGTAGTCCATAGAAGCAACTGCCGCCGTTGCGTACGGATTGACCAAATGACCTTTCATTTGGTCACCTAACAAGGCCGCCATTTTTTGTTCAACTTCACCCTAaattcacacacacacttcctcaaatacgaaaagaaaaagtggggGACACTATTGGTCAACTAGACACACAATGACCCATTTTCCCTCAAATGATTGAGTTTTGGTTTCATCAATGGCCACCATGTCGTTCCGCGCAAACTATTTTGttcaccttttcttttatgtttaacaaaacaaatcttCCTTTTTTGTGCTCCCAACACACCAGAACCGCCACGTGTCTGCCAATTCgcattcacacacacacacacacacccccaaaaacagaagaagacaacttgttttctttaaatacGCACACCAAACGTTAAACACCAAGTTGTGTTGGGGAgatgaatgttttttgttgttctacacacacacacacacacgcacataGGACACgataagaataaaacaaaatgccaGAGAGCAAAAGGACCACACGACCGGTTCGGTCCACAACTACCAACACGTCTGAGTGACTGCCTCTGCCCAACTggtaagagaaaaaaaaaaaaaaagatggccggcctcctctctctttttttgtgggggggatatatttttttattttcccgtTCGACTGGGGGGAGGAGAccaaggaaagagaaaaaaaagaggcaagcgaaaataaaaataaaaaaaatgagaaaaggcGCCCTCCGGTGGGATGGGGAAGCCCCATACAAAATGGTCCatagcggtggcgctggtgtctttttttttttttctttcaatgtcTCATCTTTCTCGTTTATATCGGGATCTtttcaatagaaaaaaaaaaacggtcgcttttttttttttggacgcCATTTTGCGAGGATGACGTCATCGATTGAATGAGAAAAGAatcgtaaaataaaaaggtcaTGAAGCGTCGCAGAAAGAAACGCCCCGACTCGCTTTTGCAGGTGATGGGCGTTATCTCTACAAATAATTTCCCAGGCTCGAAAATGTACGCAAGAAAAATGGTCGAAATTCAGAGAAACGAGGGAAACCAGTTTTGGACGCACCGAaacaagaaaggaaaagagatCAACAAGTGAAACCGTTCGGCGAATTTTTCGATATCCCGACTACGGTTACTCTAGAAAAAGAAGTCTGCTGCTACTTCAAATCAACAACAGAACACGCTTCAAATCCCGGCCAAGGtctctttgattttttgtcttctttctaTCCAACCCCAAGAATTTATTTCGTTTGCGGGCACAACATTCTTTTGACACGCAAATTGGCTCATTTGcttaaatttgaatttctttattcatatgcaaattttctttttcagactAGTAGGCCTGTatattaaaagaagaagaagaaaaaaaaagaaaggggggagagtttaaaaaaaaatgatcgaCTTGATACCCGCAACAAGGAAAAGGGCACGTGCGGTCTTTCAACCCTCTCCCCACTAAAAACACTACTAACGGATAATCATATATTCTATTTGAATGCAAAGTATACACGTTCCATTATTAGGTGCAGTCGAAAAGCTATACGTGCACAGCAGGTGCTAATTGATGTTTACGAGGTGGAACGTTCGAACTGAACAGCCTCAATAACCATCGGAATTTTTCGATCCGTGTGAATTTTCGTTCATTAAACATGTTGTCTTTAATTAGAAAATTGCAGTTGGGGTTCTTAAACAGCATGTGTTAATCAAGTACAAATCCGTTTGCTTGTTGCATCTGTCGAAGCtaaaaataatattcaaaAATAGGAACGCGATAAaaaggttttttctttcttaaaacGGTCCGCGCTTTCACCTATTCTTGACTTGCTGCCACAACGTCCCGTATTttaaatacaacaacaaccaaaaaaaacggTTGCCCaggcaaaggaaaaaaaaggagcatCTGATTACATTGGCGGTTGTTGACGATTGCACATTTTCACCGTTTtctaaaaatagaagaaaactGGGTGTGGCCGATCAAATCAttcaattttacaatttatcCTCCCTTCTGCCGTCCCACCGATTGTATGAAGAACTTGCTCCCCAACGTCCGACATGAGGGTTTTACAAAAGGTCCGTGGGAAGGCCAGAAATCCTCCCTCCCGCATTTTGGATGAGATCCTCCACATATCTTTactaacaaaataaaaaaaaaaagcgaatgTCTCTTTTGTTGAgctcctctttttttatttcgattcTTCTTCGTTCGGGCCATCATATCTCcctatatacgtatatacctATTTTTAAATGTGTACGCGCCATTTCATGTCGAGAGATCCTCCCAacctaatttttttcttcccttctgTGTGTGCGattccctttctccttttctttattattcaGAAAAAATCATTCGGGTTTGATGGGTTTTCTTATCCGACTCATTCGTAATGAGCAACGCCGTGTGAGGGCGCACACGAGATTTCGAATGCCATCAGGAACATGGAGCGGAGAAGATGACAGGATTCTCACTTTTGTTTCTCATGTGGCGCACATCAAATCCTGTTTGCAACagccatttttcttcttcttctttaaaatgtGTTAAGTACAGAgcactctctttttttcttctttttctaatcTGATGGCACCTTATCATTCGGTCTCTTTATATGGGCACCCCCTCTCCTCatccagattttttttttttgatcgaataaagaaaatttcGGACCGGACTGTGGGAATCACACACCCTTACTACTACCACTACTATTTGTAGACTCTATTTTTGTGTATCAAAATGTTGggtgcactttttttttttttttacttgatgGGGGGATTTCGATTTCATTCAAAACTGGTCTTGTTTATAattccctccctttttttgggagggaaaaataaaataaaaaaagacgagGGGGATGAATGACGTCCTACTCTTGGATTCACAATCCAAAACACATTCTTTTACATCATCCCCCCACCAGCGAAAAACGAGTTTGGTTCaatctttctattttttcgtgtgtgtgcgcgcgGGGCAGAGATGCGAAAAACAgagacgaaaaataaaaacgacgtcGTTAGGCGTCGCTACAAACCGCGCGTCCAGCAGCGCcaaagagagggggggagaaAAGCAATCCGTCATAGCCATTGAATGAGAAGAGGGGGGGGAAACGAGGGGTTACCAGGAAATATATGTAGGATGCTGTTGCTTCTTCCGGAGATCCGCACCAAAAACGGcggctttttttctttcttttttttttttttggcacacaacaagaaaacaacccCTCCCGTTTTTATATCAATAGAAatggaggggggaaaaaaatacgaggggaaacaaaaaatatacatCTCCCCCCTTGTcccaaaaaaaaggacgacGGCGACGCTATGCGTACCGCATAATAcatagggggaaaaaaaatatataagaaGAGCTTTAGAAAATGTAATCATATAATAtagtggggaaaaaaaaaaaaagggacctCTGGTATAGTCGATGGCCGTTTTTGCccaacgttttttttcttcttctttcttgtatAAAAACCACTGGTCCTCTCCCTACCCTTAggagaaaattcaaaaaaaagagagaaaagttGTTGTTATATAATATCGTCTCCCTCCTTAGTGTCGCATTCCGTCTCTCTTGTACGGTTCTTCTATGGCGTCCGAAGAGATGGATGCTGTCGTTATTTCCCAGGCTCTTTCAccgttcgtctttttttttttttttcttaatcttttatttatttttatttttttcttgtgtccGTGACGTAAGGGAAATGTGTCCCCTGGTCGAAAACTTTGAGGGGAGATTAGAAAAACGgaactacttttttttttaaatccacaGGAGGGAGAGAAATTCACAACAGTAGTAGAATGTGGTGCCATCAAGGTGTaactttgattttcatttaaaattattcaatttttttttatttaactgGCCCAATTTTTTTCGCCTCCCCCCCATAAACACGATTGAAAAACATAACGGGTATATTACAccccacagaaaaaaaagggcacgTGCCTTGAAAAATCCTCTCAGCCGGAAGGTAAATAGAAAAACATGAATACattattttaagaaaaaaaaaataaaagaaagaaaaatatttttctttagggtGTGTCTACGTGTTAAATAGTATACATCACATAGGACGATGAGAAAATGATgcaatcaaaaacaaaaggagtTGCAATCAAAGTGGTGAAAGAGACGGATGGCCGATTGCGCAAGTAACTCGGTAGTTTTATACAGTGATACCCCCCACCTCTCGTCGTTGAATTATTCATTCCCAAACTGTTTTGCTACACTTTCCAGCTCTAGCCCCCCTTCTACTTGTTTATTTTACAATTCTCGTTTTGATTGGAGAAAACTGAAAAAGGCGATTACCTTCAGTTGGCTAGAATAGCGATGTGTAATCAACTTTTGGCTCCTAAATTAGAATaaactttcctttttctcgTAGATTTCGGATGATGATTCATTTCGTCATACTGCCACACTGTCATGTGCGTTTGTTATTTAGATCCAGAACGCGGCGTTCGTTATCTGTCGCTACCGTTACGACGCACGAAAAATGCAGTTTGGAAATATTTCAATTTCTGATGGAAAGATTTATTTCCAcatgccaaaaaaaaaaaaggtcccAGTCACACATAAATGAATATtacatttgttttattgttggCCACTGGTTGGCCCACTTCCATTCACCTAACGTacaagtttgttttgtttttttaaagcaaatgACCATTTCTCAGAATGgggcaaaaaagaaacgaactgccaatttaaattctttttactGCGAAAAATTTAGTCCGTTCCGTCCATTCATCATTCGGGGGGTTTTCGTTCGCTAAAAGCCATTTCCGTTTGGAATCATGTCGCTCCGAGATAGACAAATTgcaaactgttgtaaaagaCACAAGAAAACTCGAGTTTTAGAAAGAAATTGGCTAATATAACCTTgcctcttgttttttttttgtcttcttttggACAGTTATACAACTGCCcacttgtttttgttatttttttacgactttgcaaatcaagaaaaaaatagcagAGCGGTCGTAAACTGTTTACGATCTTCCAGAGAGGCCTATGCAATTGTTTCCTTTTGGCAACaagatcaataaaaaaaacaaaaaaaaaaatgcgaaatACGGTGCCACTcataaatcaaatgaaaaggCCAATGGGTACACACTTTCGTTCTAGTATGtcaacgagatggagttgtaCATGTACAACTTGTATCTCTTTGCAGCGGGGTATTATCTAGATAATGAACGAACCATTTGAGCGTA contains these protein-coding regions:
- the LOC116918772 gene encoding zinc finger protein rotund translates to MAALLGDQMKGHLVNPYATAAVASMDYHKSYQHLLHLSGHDLMNHHHQQQQHILQQQQQQQQHAENAASVSSSPPVNVSVRSDTPNDNANNGDGKIFGSKADLQLHTQIHMREAKPYKCTQCSKSFANSSYLSQHSRIHLGVKPYRCEICQRKFTQLSHLQQHIRTHTGDKPYKCRHPHCTKAFSQLSNLQSHSRCHQTDKPYKCNSCYKCFQDETALLEHIPKHKESKHLKTHICNYCGKSYTQETYLAKHMQKHTERPEKRSRGGAAAAAAAAAAAAASANAADSNYWNKSVEANGLEPSVMNHSSGHERNDDCVHNNQQQQQQQQQQQNEHRLHDDRLAQQIHPHQIGGGVGSGYDSSKTSSSSISAFTPIQSGMLGGGGDGGGGQMGGGGVQSAVAAAAAAAAAAAAASRSYFSYDPLGAFAKTAQQPPSSSSSTPSSSTSQMGGGAMMTMESMKSANAFNTNQLISLHQIKNYAHHAHHPHHPAVAAAAAANLMSPGKDFDFGLGTKDKGGQ